Below is a genomic region from Prevotella melaninogenica.
ACAACAGTTATATCGATCATACAACACCTAAATGTATTGCGTAAGACACTAATCTACTTATTGTAGTGCTTGTAAAAAGGCAGCAAGTTTATCCTGATATATTTCCGCTATCTTTCTCATTTTCTTGCACTATTATAAATAGCCTTATATCTTTTGCGGTGCAAAGATACTATTTTTTCTACTCACAACCAGCCTTTTAATCTAAATTAACTATAATTTAAATAATAAGATGGTTAATAATCATAAAAGCATAGACACACTCAAACCAAAATATAAAGAACTATATATAGCTACTATCCCTGCATAAGAATCACCTATACTTACAATCTTTTCCACAGATAATCAACACTTACCTAAGTGTTGGTTATCGCTCATTCTTATCATTAACTTAGAGCAAAGCGTCTTACAAAGAACTACTTACAACTCATTATAAGTATAGCTATCTTCCTACAATCATCTAACTATCAATCTAAAGTTACTCTTGTTTCTACAAAACATCCACAACATAGCAAACCTACATTTCTTGTAGAACAACTATACTTATGATTATAAAAATCTTATTATATATTACTCAAAAATATTTCATAGTATTAAATAAATTATTTAAGAACCTTATTTATGTATCTGCATTAATTTCATACTACCTTATCTTATAAGTAAAGATATAAAGAAAAAGGTGAAGCCTAAAGCTTCACCTTTTTCTTTTTACCATGACTTTCGTTACTCATACGGTCAAGAGCAGTAACGACATAGACGTATTTTGTACTGCCGTCTTTATAATTAAGACGTAGCTTATTGCCGTAAGGCATTCCCACAATCTTTGAAGGATCATCGAGATTGATTGGCTCACCGGCATAGAAACGATAAACGATATAACGATAAGGAGCATCCCTCCAGCCTTCTCCCCTTGGAGCCTTCCATGTGAGATAATAGTAGCCATCACTCTCCTGTCTTGCCTTCACCTTCTTTGGTTTCGATGGAGCCTCATCGTCAATGAATGGCATCAAAGGCTGCAAAGCTGGATAACGCCAGTAGTTTGTGCGAAGGAGTGTACCATAGTTGCCAGGGTTATCAACAACCGACTTAGCATACCATAACACCGTTCCATTAACGTTCTGACACTGCTGATGCAGACGACGTTTCGCTGGAAGCTGATTTGAGTTAGGGTTCTGTGGATCAGCATACTTCACCGTACGAAGTACATCCTCACCAATATACAACGGACGATTGCCTGCATAGCGGTTCCACCATCCGATGAGTTCCTTATAATCAGCTGCACGATTGCCAATCTCCCAGTAAAGCTGTGGCACACAATAGTCTATCCACCCATTGTTCACCCACTTAAGAACGTCGGCATAGAGGTCGTCATAGTTCTGCAAACCATTTGTACGACTACCATTCTTTGGGTCGTTCTTCTGATTGCGATAGATACCAAAAGGAGACACACCAAACTTCACCCAAGGCTTACGACGATGGATAGACTCACCCAACTGCTTGATGAAAAGGTCTACATTATTACGTCTCCAATCATTGATATTGGTGAAACCACGTCTGTCACGCTGGAAGTAAGCTTGGTCAGGAATGGTCTGTCCTGCAGCAGGATAAGGATAGAAATAGTCATCAATATGTAAGCCATCAATATCGTATCGGCTCACGATATCATCAACCACTGCACAGATATAATTGCGATTCTCTGGCAGCGCAGGGTTGAGGATGTAAAGTCCATCGTATGAGAAAACACGATTAGGATTGGTTACTGCTACATGATTCGTTGCCAACTGTGTGGTATTCTTTGTCTTAGCACGATAAGGATTAATCCACGCATGAAGTTCCATACCACGATCGTGACACTCCGTAATCATCCATTGCAATGGGTCCCAATAAGGCGAAGGAGGTGTACCCTGACGTCCTGTAAGGAACTTACTCCATGGCTCATACTTACTTGGATAGAGCGCATCACACTCAGCACGCACCTGAAAGATGATAGCATTCACACCATCTCGCTGCAGTTCGTCCAACTGATAACGCAACGTACGCTGCATCTCCTCTGTACCAATACCCTGGAACTGTCCGTTCACACACTGAATCCACGCACCGCGGAACTCTCGCTTCTTAGCTGGAACTTGTCCATACACGGCATTACCCGCCCCAATGAAAAGCACTGCGGCAATCAATAATCTCAATAGAGAATGAAGTTGTCTCATTATTTTAATTTAGTTATATGCAAACCAACAACAGCAGCCCCTCCCCCTTCCCCTCCCCCAAAGGGAGGGGAGTAGTATGCGTGATACCCCTTGTAGGTTTGGGAATAACTGTTAAGCTTTCCCAAGCTAATTAATTAGAATCAGGATTTTCATCATTTCCCAAGCAAATTAGTTAGGATTAGGCTTTTCGTCATTCCCCAAGCAAACCGTTTCCAGCACTCCCCCTCTCTGCAGGAGAGGGGGTTGGGGGGGTGAGGCTTTTATCTCCTCCCTGCCATTTTCCTAAACGTCTGGCGGTGGAAGCGGCGTTCAGCCTCTAAGACGCGCAGCAGTTTTGTGGAAGGAATCACCTTTAGCATTTCCTTATGATAACGCTGTTCTATCTGTTTTAATTGTATTTCATAGGCGTCAGCCTGTTCAATCATCTTACTTGCCTCACGTTCTGACGACGGCTTTGCACTAAATATAGCACGTAACTTATCGAAATAGACACGCTGTTTACTACGCATCTCATCAAAGACAGGGAACAGTCGTGCTGCCTCTTGCCCACTCAGTCCTGCCTCTTTAGTAATGAAGTTATGCGACTCTGCCTTGATTCTGTTAAAATCAAACTTCCCCTGTGCATGCAGCAAAGACACACTGAAGAAGATACAGAGCAATAAGATTATCCGTTTGTGTTTCATTCTCCTTACCCCTACATTATTATTCACTTGCTAAATAAGCATACATATCCGACTCGTCTATCATGAAGTAATCGGCTGCCTTATCAAACTCGTCTTCCGATGATGCCGATGTCTCGTGCGCTCCCTGCGCCAAATGCCCCTCTGCCAAAGCATGTTTCCCTTGCCCACCATCAAACTCATGATAAGCAAGGAAGCCTACCAACACAACACCGATTGTCATCGCTGCTGCTGCCAATGGGCGGAGATAATGCACCATCGCACGACGTGGCTTAACCGCAACCACCGTCGCTTTCTGCTCTTCATCTGGTATCTGAGCCATCACACGGGAAGACAATTCAGAGAAGTAATTCTCTGGAACTGTGAAAGGGCGCTGCGTGCCATATTCCTTTTGTAAGTGATTCGTTGATTCCATAAAGTTTTTCTTTGATATAACTTAGACTGCAGAAAGGCTGAATGGTTTAATTATCAAGGCAAAATATTATTCATACCGCTTCACGTAGTCAGTAATCTTCTGTACAGCAATATGATAAGAGGCTTTCAGCGAGCCCTCGCTTGTACCTAATATCTCGCTTATCTCGGAGTATTTCATCTCGTCATAATAACGAAGTGTGAACACCGTGCGCTGCACATCGGGCAAGGTTGCAATGGCTTCCTGCAACACTGCCTGACTCTTATCGCCATCGAAGTAGTCGTCTGCCAATAAGCGATTGGCTACAGAGAGGTCGGCATCTGCACTGGAAAGTGCTGCCTTCTTTTGATGACGAAGGAAATCGAGCGACTCGTTAATAGCTATGCGATAGAGCCAAGTGGACAATTTAGCTTTTCCCTGAAAGGTCGGAAGACTCTTCCATGCTTTGAGAAACGTGTTTTGCAATACGTCGTCAGCATCCTCATGTGTAAGAACAATACTACGAATCTTCCAATACAGCGATTGGCTGTACTGGTCAACAATCATGGGGAAAACCTTCTGTCTTCCTTCGGGACTCGCCAACTGGCGAATCACTTCAGCTTCATCGAGGG
It encodes:
- a CDS encoding glycoside hydrolase family 10 protein; its protein translation is MRQLHSLLRLLIAAVLFIGAGNAVYGQVPAKKREFRGAWIQCVNGQFQGIGTEEMQRTLRYQLDELQRDGVNAIIFQVRAECDALYPSKYEPWSKFLTGRQGTPPSPYWDPLQWMITECHDRGMELHAWINPYRAKTKNTTQLATNHVAVTNPNRVFSYDGLYILNPALPENRNYICAVVDDIVSRYDIDGLHIDDYFYPYPAAGQTIPDQAYFQRDRRGFTNINDWRRNNVDLFIKQLGESIHRRKPWVKFGVSPFGIYRNQKNDPKNGSRTNGLQNYDDLYADVLKWVNNGWIDYCVPQLYWEIGNRAADYKELIGWWNRYAGNRPLYIGEDVLRTVKYADPQNPNSNQLPAKRRLHQQCQNVNGTVLWYAKSVVDNPGNYGTLLRTNYWRYPALQPLMPFIDDEAPSKPKKVKARQESDGYYYLTWKAPRGEGWRDAPYRYIVYRFYAGEPINLDDPSKIVGMPYGNKLRLNYKDGSTKYVYVVTALDRMSNESHGKKKKVKL
- a CDS encoding RNA polymerase sigma factor, giving the protein MTPLDEAEVIRQLASPEGRQKVFPMIVDQYSQSLYWKIRSIVLTHEDADDVLQNTFLKAWKSLPTFQGKAKLSTWLYRIAINESLDFLRHQKKAALSSADADLSVANRLLADDYFDGDKSQAVLQEAIATLPDVQRTVFTLRYYDEMKYSEISEILGTSEGSLKASYHIAVQKITDYVKRYE